Proteins from a genomic interval of Marinitoga sp. 1197:
- a CDS encoding carbohydrate ABC transporter permease — protein sequence MKQRKFIILMLLPTILLISFIILYPTISGVLLSFKNYSIFNFGKVKWVGFENYKEIFSDVFYIDIVWNTIKWIFFSVFFQLIFGFILALLMKEPFKGRGLYAGFVFYPWAISGFAIGLIWSWLLNGQFGVINDILLRIGFIKEGFNFLSDPSLAMFSVILVNVWYGIPFFAIMILAALQSIPDSLYEAAEIDGAGYFTKLFKITIPYIKPTLINTILLRIIWVMNFPDVIYGMTRGGPAGSTEILSVKMINTVFYESNYSKAAAHGVIIVTVLVLYTIMYLKLTSKKEFSL from the coding sequence ATGAAACAAAGAAAATTTATTATACTTATGCTATTGCCAACAATTCTTTTAATTTCATTTATTATTTTATACCCCACGATAAGTGGGGTTTTGCTTTCTTTCAAAAATTATTCTATTTTTAATTTTGGAAAAGTCAAATGGGTAGGTTTTGAAAATTATAAAGAAATCTTTTCTGATGTTTTTTACATTGATATTGTCTGGAATACAATAAAATGGATTTTCTTTTCTGTATTTTTTCAATTAATCTTTGGGTTTATTCTGGCATTATTAATGAAAGAACCGTTTAAAGGAAGAGGATTATATGCAGGGTTTGTTTTTTATCCATGGGCAATATCTGGTTTTGCTATAGGACTAATATGGTCATGGTTACTTAATGGTCAATTTGGAGTAATAAACGATATATTATTACGAATAGGCTTTATTAAAGAAGGTTTTAACTTTTTATCTGATCCGTCATTGGCAATGTTTTCTGTTATATTAGTTAATGTTTGGTATGGAATACCATTTTTCGCTATTATGATTTTAGCCGCATTGCAATCAATACCAGATTCATTGTATGAAGCAGCTGAAATTGATGGTGCAGGTTATTTTACAAAACTTTTTAAAATAACTATTCCATATATTAAACCTACATTAATAAATACTATTTTATTAAGAATAATATGGGTTATGAATTTCCCTGATGTTATATATGGAATGACTCGAGGCGGACCTGCTGGAAGCACAGAAATATTATCAGTAAAAATGATTAATACTGTATTTTATGAATCAAATTATAGTAAAGCTGCTGCTCATGGTGTAATTATAGTTACTGTTCTTGTATTATATACTATTATGTATTTAAAATTGACTTCTAAAAAGGAGTTTTCATTATGA
- a CDS encoding ABC transporter substrate-binding protein, producing the protein MKRLFLIISILLVSLFVFSEEVITLNLIEAFSSPWRTPTLNKIIEMFETLNPGIKINVISPPYETAYQKINLMVSTEQPLDIVEIGDWNLSTLAAMGKLEDLTPYINNWPEKNDLIDGVLEAASIYKNTPYLLPHGIFVKTLFYRPDILSKYGFKNYPKTMQEMYDMAKKLTESGKNQYGFDFRGKGYPTAFIDIVVTSFFDDIDPNNMYLTKDGKLIFDDPRAIEGLNFYVSLFKDTAPKDSVNWGWDEQVNAFVSGITPLLFQDPDTTGMLNEMLKPGQYKTAPLPVGVSGKAYPTFGFVGWGIPTYSKHKDLAWKFIKFVSSSEINGYWSKSYGALPILKSVYKYDSYFSSNIFEGWTEMFKDPKHYQFTQYPLDNENWGKWNEFQEKTMQQVLLGKLSVVRCLKQWSDFWKDAGIK; encoded by the coding sequence ATGAAAAGGTTGTTTTTGATTATTTCTATTCTTTTAGTTTCTCTATTTGTATTTTCAGAAGAAGTTATCACGTTAAATCTAATTGAAGCATTTTCAAGTCCGTGGAGAACACCTACATTAAACAAAATAATTGAAATGTTTGAAACATTAAATCCCGGAATAAAAATAAATGTCATCTCACCACCTTATGAGACAGCATATCAAAAAATAAATTTAATGGTTAGCACAGAACAACCACTTGACATTGTAGAAATTGGAGATTGGAATTTAAGCACTTTAGCTGCAATGGGAAAATTAGAAGATTTAACTCCTTATATTAATAATTGGCCAGAAAAAAATGATTTAATAGATGGGGTTTTAGAAGCTGCAAGTATATATAAAAATACACCTTATTTATTGCCTCATGGAATATTTGTAAAAACGTTATTTTATAGACCTGATATTTTATCTAAATACGGATTTAAAAATTACCCTAAAACAATGCAAGAAATGTACGATATGGCAAAAAAACTTACAGAATCTGGGAAAAATCAATATGGTTTTGACTTCAGAGGAAAAGGATACCCTACTGCATTTATAGATATTGTAGTAACTTCTTTCTTTGATGATATTGATCCAAATAATATGTATTTAACAAAGGATGGGAAATTAATTTTTGATGACCCTAGAGCTATTGAAGGATTAAACTTTTATGTTAGCTTATTTAAAGATACTGCTCCAAAAGATTCTGTTAATTGGGGATGGGATGAACAGGTTAACGCTTTTGTTTCTGGTATAACTCCGCTATTATTCCAGGATCCTGATACCACAGGTATGCTAAATGAAATGTTAAAACCTGGGCAATATAAAACTGCCCCATTGCCTGTTGGTGTAAGCGGAAAAGCTTATCCAACATTTGGCTTTGTTGGTTGGGGAATACCAACATATTCCAAACACAAAGATTTAGCATGGAAATTTATAAAATTTGTTAGTTCTTCAGAAATCAACGGATATTGGAGTAAGAGTTATGGTGCTTTACCTATATTAAAGTCCGTCTATAAATACGACTCATATTTTAGTTCTAATATTTTCGAAGGATGGACAGAAATGTTTAAAGATCCTAAACATTATCAATTCACACAATATCCATTAGATAATGAAAATTGGGGAAAATGGAATGAATTTCAAGAAAAAACTATGCAACAGGTATTATTAGGAAAACTTTCTGTTGTTAGATGTTTAAAACAATGGTCAGACTTCTGGAAAGATGCTGGTATTAAATAG
- a CDS encoding TIGR03960 family B12-binding radical SAM protein, whose product MNIGKWLFASGVLHRVRKPARYIGGEYNLKIKKVENKIRIGLMFPDLYEVGMSHTGFQILIHSFNQKENVFAERIFLPWKDMIEEMKNANIPLYTLETYTPIKKMDLIGITLQYELSYTNIIHALKLGNIPIYSKDRTENDPIIIAGGPSASNPEPIADFIDAFYNGDGEAVIDDLIEILSGDLTREEKIKRIYETEGFYVPKYYKLKETESGFVVPDYEKRIKIRKIRNLNNMAFPTEQIVPKIRTIHNRAIVEIMRGCNRGCRFCHAGFYYRPVRERTAEKIIKLSLETLEKTGYNELSLLSLSTLDYTDLENVLNELEPFLKENRISISLPSSRVDKFGIEIGSKISGARKTGLTFAPEAGSQRLRDVINKNISEEEILNVVEYAKKSGWRRIKLYFMIGLPTETEEDVRAIVELTKKIKKEIKIKDITVNVSIFIPKPHTPFEKERFYQPKEIKEKIKILNEVKRFAKLKVHDPYISLIEALLSRGDRRLSELIYKVALEENAIFDEWDEEFDFRKWARKINELGIDTKKYLEKIETNELPWKIIDILLKDDFINNEMKKATDGKTTDDCRWDICTLCGVCIKTGLKNILVKRVEK is encoded by the coding sequence ATGAATATAGGAAAGTGGTTATTTGCATCTGGAGTTTTACATCGAGTTAGGAAACCTGCAAGATATATAGGTGGAGAATATAATTTAAAAATAAAAAAAGTGGAAAATAAAATAAGAATCGGATTGATGTTTCCTGATTTATATGAAGTTGGAATGTCTCATACAGGATTTCAAATATTAATACATTCATTTAATCAAAAGGAAAATGTATTTGCGGAAAGAATTTTTTTACCTTGGAAAGATATGATAGAAGAAATGAAAAATGCAAATATTCCGTTATATACTCTGGAAACATATACACCAATAAAAAAAATGGATTTAATTGGAATAACGCTTCAATATGAGCTTTCATATACAAATATTATTCATGCTTTAAAACTTGGAAATATACCAATATATTCTAAAGATAGAACAGAAAATGATCCTATAATTATAGCAGGCGGCCCTAGTGCATCTAATCCGGAACCCATTGCTGATTTTATCGATGCTTTTTATAATGGCGATGGCGAAGCAGTAATAGATGATTTAATAGAAATATTATCCGGTGATTTAACCAGAGAAGAAAAAATAAAAAGAATTTATGAAACAGAAGGTTTTTATGTGCCGAAATATTATAAATTAAAGGAGACTGAATCAGGGTTTGTAGTTCCGGATTATGAGAAAAGGATAAAAATACGAAAAATTAGGAATCTCAATAATATGGCATTTCCAACTGAGCAAATTGTTCCTAAAATTAGAACTATACATAATAGAGCGATAGTGGAGATAATGAGGGGATGTAATAGAGGATGTAGATTTTGTCATGCGGGGTTTTATTATAGACCAGTAAGAGAAAGAACAGCGGAAAAAATAATAAAATTATCTTTGGAAACGCTTGAAAAGACAGGTTATAATGAACTATCCCTATTATCTTTAAGCACGTTAGATTATACTGATTTGGAAAATGTTTTAAATGAATTAGAACCATTTCTTAAAGAAAATAGAATTTCCATATCTCTTCCTTCAAGTAGAGTTGATAAATTTGGAATAGAAATTGGAAGCAAAATATCAGGTGCAAGAAAAACAGGATTAACCTTTGCACCAGAAGCTGGTTCTCAAAGGTTAAGGGATGTGATTAATAAAAATATATCTGAAGAAGAAATTTTGAATGTTGTAGAATATGCTAAAAAAAGTGGCTGGAGAAGGATAAAATTATATTTCATGATAGGTCTTCCAACAGAAACAGAAGAAGATGTGAGAGCCATAGTTGAATTAACAAAAAAAATAAAAAAAGAAATAAAAATAAAGGATATAACAGTGAATGTGTCAATATTTATTCCAAAGCCGCATACACCTTTTGAAAAAGAGAGATTTTATCAACCAAAAGAGATAAAAGAAAAAATAAAGATATTAAATGAAGTGAAACGTTTTGCTAAATTAAAAGTACATGATCCGTACATTAGTTTAATTGAAGCGTTATTGTCAAGAGGAGATAGAAGATTATCAGAACTAATATATAAAGTAGCATTAGAAGAAAATGCAATATTTGATGAGTGGGATGAAGAATTTGATTTCAGAAAATGGGCAAGAAAAATAAATGAATTAGGCATTGATACTAAAAAATATCTTGAAAAAATAGAAACTAATGAATTACCATGGAAAATAATAGATATTTTATTAAAGGATGATTTTATAAATAACGAGATGAAAAAAGCGACAGATGGAAAAACAACAGATGATTGTCGATGGGATATATGTACATTATGTGGTGTATGCATAAAAACAGGATTAAAAAATATTTTAGTTAAGCGGGTGGAAAAATGA